One stretch of Dissulfurimicrobium hydrothermale DNA includes these proteins:
- the rsmA gene encoding 16S rRNA (adenine(1518)-N(6)/adenine(1519)-N(6))-dimethyltransferase RsmA — translation MMSVRPYAKRAMGQNFLVHKGTCETIARLSGLTIGDTVVELGVGLGALTHALAPRVKRVIGIELDRRMIEYLEAQGGVAPNVEIRNEDMLYVSYKALADELGSRLKIIGNLPYNISSRMLFKLIEEQEAIDLAILMFQKEVADRLLSGPGCKDYGILSIIVGYCTEISRLINIPPGLFRPIPKVVSTVIKLKFRPPQREALSFGLFLNLVKAGFGRRRKKLSNALRSLSDLDEGLVLKGLSECGIDPSHRAEALSIDDFVRLSNWLYDASRTGLGYSLTGRI, via the coding sequence TGTTAGGCCTTATGCCAAGCGCGCCATGGGACAAAATTTTTTGGTGCACAAAGGGACGTGCGAGACGATCGCAAGGCTCTCAGGATTGACAATAGGAGACACGGTAGTAGAGCTCGGTGTCGGCCTGGGGGCCTTGACCCACGCCCTTGCCCCCAGGGTGAAAAGGGTGATAGGGATCGAGCTTGACAGGCGCATGATAGAGTATCTTGAGGCTCAGGGCGGGGTTGCACCGAATGTCGAGATAAGAAACGAGGACATGCTCTATGTATCTTACAAGGCCCTTGCAGATGAATTAGGCTCAAGACTCAAGATCATTGGAAACCTCCCGTATAATATCTCAAGCCGGATGTTGTTCAAGCTGATAGAGGAGCAGGAGGCCATCGACCTTGCGATCCTCATGTTCCAGAAAGAGGTTGCGGACCGGCTGCTCTCAGGCCCGGGTTGCAAGGATTACGGCATCCTTTCGATCATTGTAGGTTACTGTACAGAGATTTCGAGGCTCATAAACATCCCTCCAGGTCTCTTCCGCCCTATACCCAAGGTGGTCTCGACGGTCATCAAGTTAAAATTCAGACCGCCGCAGAGAGAGGCCTTAAGTTTCGGCCTTTTCTTAAATCTTGTAAAGGCAGGTTTCGGCCGGAGGAGAAAAAAGCTTTCCAACGCCCTCAGGTCATTGTCGGATCTTGATGAAGGCCTTGTGCTCAAAGGACTGAGCGAATGTGGCATAGATCCCTCTCATAGGGCTGAGGCGCTTTCGATTGATGACTTTGTGCGCCTCTCAAATTGGCTCTATGATGCCTCCCGGACAGGGCTAGGATATTCTTTAACTGGTAGAATTTAA